The genomic region ACTTCGGCAGCAGGTGCCGCACCGCCGCGTGCACCATCCGCGTCTTCACCGCGGTCACGATCATCGACCCCTGGGGCTGGTAGGCGTCCAGGTCGCCGACGTCGTACCCGAGCTTCGCGGTCTTGGCCACGCGGTCCTTCATGTCCGCGCCGCCCTGCGAGTAGTAGACCGCGCGGGCCTCCTTCGGGATCGCCGTGCTCATCAGCCCGCTGCCGAGTCCATACAGCACACCGACGTAGATCCCCTTGGTGCGGTTGAACTGCGCGGCCGCGTCGAGCTTGCGCTGGTCCGCCCACGCCGGCAGCTGCCGCGCGCGCTGCATGAAGTCGCGCACGTCGGCCGGTAACGAGTCCGGTAACGGCTGGTCGTTGCGGGTCCACGTGCGCAGCGCCTGGTTCACCCTCGGCACGTCACCGCGGTCGATGACCGACGCGAGCAGCTGGTCGGCCTCGTCGTCCCACACCCAGTTCGGGTCGGTGCCGGTGCCGGAGCCCGCGAGCGAACCGCTGGGCGACCACGTCCACAGAGATCTCGCGTTGGCGGGGGAAGCCAGGCACAGCGCACCCAGCGTCCCGCCCGCGACCAACATCTTGCGCCTGCTGATTTCGTTCATGACAGGAACTCCTCGTCGAGTCCGCGCGGGTCAGGAAGGCCGGTTGGTGTCGGGGATCTCGATGTGCACCTCACGCCCCTTGGTGAGGTAGAACATGATGTAGCGGCGCGCCGCCTCGTCGATCGTCCAGGCGAGCTGCG from Lentzea guizhouensis harbors:
- a CDS encoding oxygenase MpaB family protein, with translation MNEISRRKMLVAGGTLGALCLASPANARSLWTWSPSGSLAGSGTGTDPNWVWDDEADQLLASVIDRGDVPRVNQALRTWTRNDQPLPDSLPADVRDFMQRARQLPAWADQRKLDAAAQFNRTKGIYVGVLYGLGSGLMSTAIPKEARAVYYSQGGADMKDRVAKTAKLGYDVGDLDAYQPQGSMIVTAVKTRMVHAAVRHLLPKSPGWSGTNGGQKIPISLADMMVTWHSLPTFVMRKMLEWGVRVNSTDSAAYLHVWQVTAHMLGVRDEYIPATWAAANAQSKQLLDPALGPTREGVALANDLLDIVAEVDGGLTRPMIAGFSRYTVGDQIGNWIGLSREPFWETLVRTAWPKLVAFREHLMPLPLIPDAAWALEEVIRRFVLLFFSEGRRISIEIPDSNRPS